A stretch of Pseudorhodobacter turbinis DNA encodes these proteins:
- a CDS encoding transporter substrate-binding domain-containing protein — protein MNFIQTTIKKSLGFILGATMAATTAQAGPLEDRVEAGEPIRLGFAAAPPWAYAGDDGAAKGFVNDITIDVLKRMGHTDVEPVLTDWAGLIPSLNASRVDIVTGGMYVLAARCANMDFSEPIGVFGDAFVVPAGNPKGVSTYQDIIDQDLIMVSPSGYNTIADAKAAGVPTGNIMEVPGTTEMLAAIRAGRADAGATNALEAQRVADMSDAVEMTDPLAFPPESRTPVAVGFHTDDDAFREAFNAALAEYLGSDEMMAKVAQENYIPAFLPDGQTTAEACKAN, from the coding sequence ATGAACTTCATTCAAACGACAATCAAGAAATCATTAGGATTTATACTGGGTGCCACGATGGCTGCTACTACCGCGCAGGCTGGTCCGCTTGAAGACCGGGTCGAAGCCGGTGAGCCGATCCGGCTGGGTTTTGCCGCGGCTCCGCCTTGGGCCTATGCCGGTGATGACGGGGCCGCGAAAGGTTTCGTCAACGATATCACCATCGATGTCCTGAAGCGGATGGGTCACACGGATGTCGAACCCGTGTTGACCGACTGGGCTGGTCTTATTCCCAGCCTGAACGCGTCGCGCGTCGATATCGTGACCGGGGGCATGTATGTTCTGGCGGCACGCTGCGCCAACATGGATTTTTCCGAGCCGATCGGCGTGTTTGGTGACGCTTTTGTCGTGCCTGCCGGCAATCCCAAGGGTGTGAGCACCTATCAGGATATCATTGATCAGGATCTGATCATGGTCTCGCCCTCGGGCTATAACACCATTGCTGATGCGAAGGCGGCCGGCGTTCCCACTGGCAACATTATGGAAGTGCCGGGCACGACCGAAATGCTGGCAGCGATCCGCGCAGGCCGCGCTGATGCCGGTGCCACCAACGCGCTTGAGGCGCAGCGGGTGGCAGACATGTCGGACGCAGTTGAAATGACTGATCCGCTGGCCTTTCCGCCTGAAAGTCGCACGCCGGTCGCCGTTGGCTTCCATACCGACGACGATGCATTCCGCGAGGCGTTCAACGCAGCGCTGGCCGAATATCTCGGCTCGGACGAAATGATGGCCAAGGTAGCTCAGGAAAACTATATCCCGGCGTTCCTGCCTGACGGTCAGACCACCGCCGAGGCGTGCAAGGCAAACTAA
- a CDS encoding GAF domain-containing protein, with protein MVDDLHSTQSLDELVTFVCAQLGCAGILVTHTTAAGQEILANSGLTVPARFNGSIPLSHSICHHTVAMDFPLIIDNTITHPLLRDNLAFQDLGIVAYLGVPVHGHEGKAIGVFCAVELKQRRWSARDIEIITQAAQHAERLLVGYFNQKMGTKLTSKVRPKMAPVDAQKLA; from the coding sequence ATGGTGGATGATCTACACAGCACTCAGTCTTTGGATGAACTGGTAACATTTGTTTGCGCGCAGTTAGGCTGTGCAGGCATATTGGTTACACACACGACGGCGGCGGGACAGGAGATCCTGGCCAACTCAGGCCTAACCGTGCCTGCGCGCTTTAACGGCTCAATACCCTTGAGCCATTCGATTTGTCATCATACCGTCGCAATGGATTTTCCACTGATTATCGATAATACTATCACCCATCCATTGTTGCGCGACAATTTGGCTTTTCAAGATTTAGGAATAGTGGCTTATCTTGGCGTACCGGTGCATGGACATGAGGGCAAAGCCATAGGCGTTTTTTGTGCGGTGGAGCTAAAACAACGGCGCTGGTCTGCCCGAGATATCGAAATTATTACACAAGCAGCCCAGCATGCTGAGAGACTGCTTGTCGGATATTTCAATCAAAAGATGGGTACAAAACTGACTTCTAAAGTCAGGCCGAAAATGGCGCCCGTTGATGCACAAAAGCTGGCGTGA
- the ehuC gene encoding ectoine/hydroxyectoine ABC transporter permease subunit EhuC, with translation MSYLDFLADHSDRLIDGTLITIGQFVLAALVAVTAAVLSGLMKLSPSKTVRGAATVYIEIFRGTSLLVQLYWIFFVLPLLGINLDKFTAGFVTVGLCYGAYGAELVRGAIVSVPKGQWEAALALNMSPARRMWRIILPQALVGMLPAWGNLMVEILKGTALVALISVTDLMFETRQINNNTFLSAQAFGTALIIYYIFARFLITPLMRWVERIMARKIGRA, from the coding sequence ATGTCCTATCTGGATTTCCTCGCCGACCACAGCGATCGCCTGATTGACGGAACACTGATTACCATCGGACAGTTTGTTTTGGCTGCGCTTGTAGCCGTTACAGCGGCGGTATTGTCGGGGCTGATGAAACTTTCTCCATCAAAGACGGTGCGCGGCGCGGCCACCGTTTACATCGAGATCTTTCGCGGCACTTCTCTTTTGGTGCAACTGTATTGGATCTTCTTTGTTCTGCCCCTGTTAGGGATCAATCTCGACAAATTCACCGCCGGATTCGTCACCGTGGGACTTTGCTATGGCGCCTATGGGGCGGAACTGGTTCGCGGTGCCATCGTGTCGGTGCCCAAGGGCCAGTGGGAGGCGGCGCTGGCGCTGAATATGTCGCCCGCTCGCCGTATGTGGCGCATTATCCTGCCACAGGCATTGGTGGGGATGCTTCCGGCCTGGGGCAATCTTATGGTTGAAATCCTCAAGGGCACGGCACTGGTCGCGTTGATCTCGGTCACGGACCTGATGTTTGAAACCCGCCAGATCAACAACAACACTTTCTTGTCCGCACAGGCCTTTGGCACCGCGCTGATCATCTATTACATTTTTGCCCGTTTCCTGATCACCCCGCTCATGCGTTGGGTGGAACGGATCATGGCCCGCAAGATCGGGAGGGCCTGA
- a CDS encoding TIGR02594 family protein has translation MGTARAIKALLAANGPAASQAPLGPLPWITEAKSAFGRHEARDRSWLMVWLKRDGRSLGDPSKTPWCGDFVETCIRMGLPDEPLLGALGINPYWARNWLLFGQAVQPVTGAVLIFARGSGGHVGFAIGQDDTHFYVLGGNQSDAVTIARIAKSRLLGARWPATFPPRPQRLPTMKPGEYLATTNES, from the coding sequence TTGGGCACGGCGCGCGCAATAAAAGCACTGCTGGCCGCCAATGGTCCCGCGGCCTCCCAGGCACCGCTGGGCCCATTGCCCTGGATCACGGAAGCCAAATCCGCGTTTGGCCGCCACGAGGCCCGCGATCGGTCCTGGTTGATGGTTTGGCTCAAACGCGATGGCCGAAGTTTAGGCGACCCGTCAAAAACCCCTTGGTGCGGCGATTTCGTGGAAACCTGCATTCGTATGGGGTTACCGGACGAGCCTTTGCTAGGTGCGCTGGGGATCAATCCCTATTGGGCGCGAAACTGGCTCTTGTTCGGGCAAGCGGTCCAGCCGGTGACAGGCGCCGTTTTGATCTTCGCACGCGGGTCTGGCGGTCATGTCGGCTTCGCCATCGGTCAGGACGACACGCATTTCTACGTGCTCGGCGGCAACCAATCCGATGCCGTCACCATCGCCCGCATCGCCAAATCACGCCTGCTCGGCGCGCGCTGGCCAGCAACCTTTCCGCCCCGCCCGCAGCGCCTGCCAACGATGAAGCCGGGCGAATACCTCGCAACCACCAATGAAAGCTGA
- a CDS encoding DUF1127 domain-containing protein: MNPVQSYPQAISVHRANGGLIRRWMGLSVRKWQQRKMIAAFNALDNWILQDIGIERCDIERIVKGFDERELQMIPLAPPKANAQIDQSFRRAT, from the coding sequence ATGAATCCGGTTCAATCTTACCCACAAGCGATCTCCGTTCACAGGGCGAACGGCGGATTGATCCGCCGCTGGATGGGCCTTTCAGTTCGGAAATGGCAGCAGCGCAAAATGATTGCAGCCTTCAACGCACTGGACAACTGGATACTCCAAGACATTGGTATTGAGCGCTGTGACATCGAGCGCATCGTGAAGGGATTTGATGAGCGTGAACTTCAGATGATCCCGCTGGCGCCGCCAAAAGCAAACGCGCAGATCGATCAGTCTTTCAGGCGGGCTACCTGA
- a CDS encoding type II toxin-antitoxin system HipA family toxin: protein MQIFFEGRKVAMLVPSDIGPSLMYDPEWLRLPGAFPISTRMPLREASYAPSIVLPWLVNILPEEENLEAIARLTGVAKADALGILAEIGRDTSGALSFAERGTARMNYRAVETKDELERIINELPSKPFLAGDDGVSMSLAGVQTKIGVHIDDQGQISIPINGSPSTWILKPDTDRLWGSVYNEAYCLRLALNSGLNAPAIRIGRAVTRKFILIERYDRVREGDVWRRIHQEDMCQALGHFPSTKYELNKAGRRGPGLRDIVAVLRDQSGLPAVLSFLKYTIFNILVCNTDAHAKNYSILIRSDGVVLTPIYDVMCAAVWPKVTKYLAVSIATKRDGNHLMGRHWQREALLCSLGAPALIRMVTTLCNDVEKQLDRTFDEIVGMDAEARAMAECCRDEIRARIGHVRAGLKETEENLGAWVEAFTAKQAAAAEGMKKA, encoded by the coding sequence ATGCAGATATTCTTTGAGGGCAGGAAGGTCGCCATGCTTGTGCCGTCGGACATCGGCCCCTCCCTGATGTATGATCCGGAATGGCTGCGTCTGCCGGGGGCGTTTCCGATTTCCACGCGCATGCCGCTTAGAGAGGCGTCTTATGCGCCCTCGATCGTGCTGCCTTGGCTCGTGAATATTCTGCCCGAAGAGGAAAATCTGGAAGCAATCGCGCGGCTAACTGGGGTCGCCAAAGCAGACGCACTTGGCATTCTTGCCGAGATTGGCCGCGATACGTCAGGGGCGCTGTCTTTTGCCGAGCGCGGCACTGCGCGCATGAATTACCGCGCGGTGGAAACCAAGGACGAGCTCGAGCGCATCATCAATGAACTGCCAAGCAAACCCTTTCTGGCGGGCGATGATGGGGTATCTATGTCGCTGGCCGGCGTCCAGACCAAAATTGGCGTTCATATCGACGATCAAGGCCAGATCAGCATCCCGATCAACGGGTCCCCATCCACATGGATCCTCAAACCGGATACAGACCGGCTTTGGGGCAGCGTCTATAACGAGGCATACTGCCTAAGGCTGGCCTTGAATTCCGGCCTGAACGCTCCGGCAATCCGCATCGGGCGTGCGGTCACTCGGAAATTCATCCTTATCGAGCGCTACGACAGAGTAAGGGAGGGGGACGTTTGGCGCCGCATCCATCAAGAGGACATGTGCCAGGCCCTTGGTCACTTTCCTTCTACGAAATATGAATTGAACAAAGCTGGCCGCCGCGGGCCAGGTCTTCGAGACATCGTCGCGGTTTTGCGCGATCAATCAGGCCTGCCAGCGGTGCTATCGTTCCTGAAATATACGATTTTCAACATTCTGGTTTGCAACACCGATGCCCACGCTAAGAACTATTCGATCCTGATCCGTAGTGATGGCGTGGTCTTGACCCCGATCTATGACGTCATGTGTGCCGCGGTTTGGCCAAAGGTCACAAAGTATCTGGCCGTTTCGATTGCCACAAAACGGGACGGTAATCATTTGATGGGCAGACATTGGCAGCGTGAGGCGTTGCTCTGCTCCCTTGGTGCGCCCGCGCTTATCCGGATGGTAACAACACTTTGTAACGACGTCGAAAAGCAACTTGACCGCACCTTTGATGAAATCGTCGGGATGGATGCCGAGGCACGCGCCATGGCCGAATGTTGCCGCGACGAGATCCGCGCGCGCATCGGGCATGTCAGAGCTGGCCTGAAAGAGACAGAAGAGAACCTAGGCGCCTGGGTTGAAGCGTTCACCGCAAAACAAGCTGCGGCTGCAGAGGGCATGAAAAAGGCCTGA
- a CDS encoding transposase, giving the protein MITRLADELEVAPKTDDELRRLCTVPGIGPVTAGAIAAIAPDLETFDNGRNFAAWLGLVPRQHATGGKTRLGAVSAMGQCDICKLLIIGAMSVIRWVVRGGDSTNRWLASLVARKPRMVAAVALENKMARMVWARRAQ; this is encoded by the coding sequence GTGATCACGCGTCTGGCTGATGAACTTGAAGTCGCACCGAAAACGGATGACGAGTTGCGCCGTCTTTGCACGGTGCCCGGCATCGGCCCAGTAACCGCTGGCGCAATCGCTGCCATCGCCCCCGATCTTGAGACATTCGACAATGGCCGCAATTTTGCTGCCTGGTTGGGTCTCGTCCCACGACAACATGCGACGGGAGGCAAAACACGCCTCGGCGCTGTCAGCGCAATGGGTCAATGTGACATCTGTAAGCTGCTGATCATCGGAGCCATGAGCGTGATCCGATGGGTTGTGCGCGGGGGGGACAGCACCAACCGCTGGCTTGCCAGCCTTGTCGCCCGCAAGCCTCGAATGGTTGCCGCGGTCGCCCTAGAAAACAAGATGGCACGGATGGTTTGGGCACGGCGCGCGCAATAA
- a CDS encoding recombinase family protein, with the protein MTDKPRVAIYARYSSDMQNPKSVDDQFSECRKHAERNGYEVVKEYADAKMSGALRDRPGFQALLDAVHARSFDIVLFEHVDRLGRDLERASNFYKAATFADIELHQLGKGKLGLLDIGIMSTMAQIFLEDLALKTRRGLRGKFERGQSAGGKSYGYALRIGQDGLVQKGHVDIDDNEAAIVRRIFTEYASGVSPLKIAAQLNADGIPSPAANTKRATSGHWKQNTINGNPTRGTGILNNELYVGRRVWNRLRYSKHPDTGERVSRLNAVEDWEIQDAPDLRIIDQDLWDAVKAVQAGHRKVRSAKPATDKKGLSVGQSFRRRKYLLSGLMSCGQCGGNLTVAGSGKARRYYCANAKEKGASVCTGMRGLKEHDAATSILSGLKFGLMQDEAYADFREKFLARKKAEDEENGKVLKLHDRNIHQMETKIANIVRSVEDGDGLASFKQRLKELEADLQATRAKREAIKPEPVTLPADLPALYRAHIDDLAATLSNEAVTGRASDELHQMIDTVVVNWNAEAKHHELELRGKLLEMLNKAKPAGEAGLGKVESSLKLVAGGRNRRNLPALRCGI; encoded by the coding sequence ATGACTGATAAGCCCCGCGTGGCAATCTATGCGCGCTACTCCTCGGACATGCAAAACCCCAAGTCTGTCGATGATCAGTTCAGCGAATGCCGCAAACACGCAGAACGCAACGGGTATGAAGTGGTCAAAGAATACGCCGACGCCAAGATGTCTGGCGCCCTGCGGGACCGGCCCGGGTTTCAGGCGCTTCTGGACGCAGTTCACGCACGCTCCTTTGATATTGTTCTGTTCGAACACGTCGATCGCCTTGGCCGTGATCTTGAACGGGCCTCGAACTTCTACAAGGCCGCGACCTTCGCAGACATTGAACTTCACCAACTGGGCAAAGGCAAACTCGGCCTGCTCGACATCGGCATTATGTCCACGATGGCACAGATATTTCTTGAAGACCTCGCCCTCAAAACACGGCGCGGTCTGCGCGGAAAGTTTGAACGCGGCCAAAGCGCAGGCGGCAAATCTTACGGCTATGCCCTCCGCATCGGACAAGATGGTCTGGTTCAAAAAGGTCACGTCGATATTGACGACAACGAAGCCGCCATCGTGCGCCGCATCTTCACTGAATACGCGTCCGGCGTGTCACCACTCAAGATCGCGGCACAGCTGAATGCAGACGGCATCCCGTCTCCTGCCGCCAACACCAAACGCGCGACCAGCGGCCACTGGAAGCAAAACACAATCAACGGCAACCCCACCCGCGGCACCGGCATCTTAAATAATGAGCTTTATGTCGGGCGTCGGGTCTGGAACAGGCTGCGCTATTCTAAACACCCCGACACAGGGGAGCGCGTTTCACGTCTCAACGCCGTCGAAGACTGGGAGATCCAAGACGCGCCCGACCTGCGCATCATCGACCAAGATCTCTGGGATGCCGTCAAAGCCGTGCAAGCGGGACACAGAAAGGTGCGCAGCGCCAAACCGGCCACGGACAAGAAAGGCCTCTCGGTCGGGCAATCATTTCGGCGGCGTAAATACTTGCTGTCCGGTTTGATGAGCTGCGGCCAATGCGGCGGTAATCTTACCGTGGCAGGCAGCGGCAAAGCGCGCCGCTACTACTGCGCCAACGCCAAAGAGAAAGGCGCTTCTGTCTGCACCGGAATGCGTGGCCTCAAGGAGCACGATGCGGCCACCTCAATTCTCTCGGGCCTCAAGTTTGGCTTGATGCAGGATGAGGCTTATGCAGATTTTCGGGAAAAGTTTCTGGCTCGCAAAAAGGCGGAAGACGAAGAGAACGGCAAAGTGCTCAAATTGCACGACCGCAACATTCACCAGATGGAGACGAAGATCGCTAACATCGTGCGATCAGTCGAGGATGGCGATGGCCTGGCTTCATTCAAACAGCGCCTTAAAGAGTTGGAAGCTGATCTCCAAGCAACGCGCGCCAAACGCGAGGCCATCAAACCTGAACCAGTCACGCTCCCGGCGGACCTCCCTGCCCTCTACAGAGCGCACATAGATGATCTTGCGGCAACCCTGTCAAATGAGGCCGTAACGGGACGCGCAAGCGACGAGCTACACCAAATGATCGACACGGTTGTTGTGAACTGGAACGCGGAGGCCAAGCATCACGAGCTTGAGCTGCGCGGTAAGCTCTTGGAGATGCTGAACAAAGCAAAACCCGCCGGAGAGGCGGGTTTGGGTAAAGTCGAAAGTTCGCTAAAGTTGGTTGCGGGGGGCCGCAACCGCCGTAATCTACCTGCGCTAAGGTGTGGGATATAG
- a CDS encoding mechanosensitive ion channel family protein — protein sequence MTAQQHARRLVWPTALVILTLGLILFLFYADISALVEDDETLLLGVTGLAYFAAAWFASRLLALALDQATARRRPYPRLLKDLIAVMLFLFAFAATVALFMGQGATGALAGSGLVIAMLGFAIRNVVADTLSGIALGVEGPFRIGDWVDIDGLARGKVVEIGWRTTRVLTRDQTYLIIPNSEIARQRITNYSAPKPQYRAQVSIMLDHVIPIELAKRVMLDAVKEAKLIQQDPSPDVRVLSYDEGGIVYGLRYWLTRFDRDIDCRDEVYSLIDSALRKIGNTVPHRRIELIAAEARDFDNIEGLDLIKSP from the coding sequence ATGACCGCGCAACAACATGCACGCCGCCTCGTGTGGCCAACCGCCCTTGTCATTTTGACGCTTGGGTTGATCCTATTTCTCTTTTACGCTGATATCAGCGCCCTTGTCGAAGACGATGAAACCTTACTGCTAGGGGTCACAGGACTGGCCTATTTTGCCGCGGCATGGTTTGCGAGCAGGCTTTTGGCGCTTGCGCTTGATCAAGCAACGGCGCGTCGGCGGCCCTACCCACGACTGCTCAAAGATTTGATTGCCGTAATGCTATTTTTGTTCGCTTTTGCAGCGACGGTGGCCTTGTTTATGGGACAAGGCGCAACCGGCGCACTTGCAGGATCAGGTCTGGTTATTGCAATGCTGGGGTTCGCCATACGAAACGTTGTGGCCGACACGCTGTCGGGGATTGCCCTTGGTGTCGAGGGCCCTTTCCGCATTGGCGATTGGGTGGATATCGACGGGCTAGCGCGCGGTAAAGTCGTTGAGATTGGCTGGAGAACCACCCGCGTTCTGACCCGTGATCAAACTTACCTCATCATTCCCAACAGTGAAATCGCACGCCAGCGCATCACCAACTATTCCGCCCCAAAGCCGCAATATCGCGCACAAGTCTCTATCATGCTTGACCATGTCATACCGATTGAACTGGCAAAAAGGGTAATGCTAGACGCCGTCAAAGAAGCCAAGCTGATCCAGCAAGATCCGTCCCCAGATGTGCGCGTTCTTTCATATGATGAAGGCGGTATCGTCTATGGGCTGCGCTATTGGCTGACACGTTTCGACCGAGATATAGACTGCCGCGACGAAGTCTATAGTTTGATCGACAGCGCTTTGCGCAAAATTGGCAACACGGTGCCACACCGGCGCATTGAGTTGATCGCAGCCGAAGCACGGGATTTCGACAACATTGAGGGATTGGACCTCATCAAATCACCATGA
- a CDS encoding helix-turn-helix domain-containing protein, translating into MQTMGEAEAQSFGLMIRSQRKAMGLRQEDVALATGVGRRYLIDLEGGKPTARLGPALMIARHLGIIPGLANAMSAKGADTTATILPFLED; encoded by the coding sequence ATGCAAACCATGGGCGAGGCGGAAGCACAGTCATTCGGGTTGATGATCCGGAGCCAGCGAAAGGCCATGGGCCTTCGGCAGGAAGATGTGGCTCTCGCAACGGGCGTAGGCAGGCGTTATCTCATTGATCTTGAGGGGGGGAAGCCTACCGCTCGGCTCGGTCCGGCCCTGATGATTGCCCGCCATCTTGGTATCATTCCCGGACTTGCCAATGCCATGTCCGCTAAGGGGGCTGACACCACGGCGACCATCTTGCCGTTCTTGGAGGACTGA
- the ehuD gene encoding ectoine/hydroxyectoine ABC transporter permease subunit EhuD, whose amino-acid sequence MLGWKWDFTWEILPRLIVATGNTLMAAGGGYAVALVLGLVFALAQRTPFRPLTVITREVVEFIRSTPLLLQIFFIYYVGPQIGLRLSPWTAGLLAIGLHYAAYLSEVYRGGIEGVPKGQWEAAKAINLSTMKTYRRIIIPQALPPALSGMGNYLVGIFKDTPMLSVIGVGELMHTANSIGAENYRYLEPYTIVGLLFLAISLPTAWVIRRFEISVRRKLGLIK is encoded by the coding sequence ATGCTGGGCTGGAAATGGGACTTTACTTGGGAGATCCTGCCGCGTCTTATAGTTGCGACAGGCAACACGCTTATGGCGGCGGGCGGCGGCTATGCTGTAGCGCTGGTGCTGGGGCTGGTGTTCGCGCTGGCGCAGCGCACGCCGTTTCGGCCGCTGACGGTGATCACTCGCGAGGTGGTGGAATTCATCCGCTCGACCCCGCTGCTGTTGCAGATCTTCTTCATCTACTATGTCGGCCCGCAAATCGGCCTGCGCTTGTCACCCTGGACCGCCGGGCTGCTGGCCATCGGGTTGCACTATGCGGCCTATCTGTCGGAGGTCTATCGCGGCGGCATCGAAGGCGTGCCGAAGGGGCAATGGGAGGCGGCGAAGGCGATCAACCTGTCGACGATGAAGACCTACCGGCGCATTATCATCCCGCAGGCGCTGCCTCCTGCCTTGTCGGGCATGGGGAATTATCTGGTCGGCATCTTCAAGGACACGCCGATGTTGTCGGTGATCGGGGTGGGCGAGTTGATGCACACCGCCAATTCCATCGGTGCCGAGAATTATCGCTATCTTGAACCTTACACAATTGTCGGCTTGTTGTTTCTGGCCATATCGCTGCCGACAGCATGGGTTATCCGCCGTTTTGAAATCTCCGTGCGCCGCAAACTGGGACTGATCAAATGA
- a CDS encoding GreA/GreB family elongation factor, with protein MIRKDEIIHVKTLTEGAMLRNPALADRMLEELGHARTVKSNPAPKNVVSIGNTVTYRDEATGQTNTVTLVYPEHADILRNRISIMTPVGVALFGLSVGAASYCDTRSDQRRLLTVIDVVPPSENESDNPL; from the coding sequence GTGATCCGTAAAGACGAGATCATCCATGTTAAAACGCTGACCGAAGGCGCCATGCTGCGCAACCCCGCATTGGCGGATCGCATGCTGGAAGAGCTTGGCCACGCAAGGACCGTCAAGTCGAACCCAGCACCCAAGAATGTCGTGTCGATCGGCAACACCGTGACATACCGCGATGAAGCAACCGGCCAGACTAATACTGTAACACTGGTTTATCCCGAACATGCCGACATCTTGCGCAATCGGATTTCGATTATGACCCCGGTCGGTGTTGCGCTTTTTGGGCTATCTGTCGGGGCCGCCTCCTATTGCGATACGCGCAGCGATCAACGCCGTCTCTTAACTGTTATCGACGTGGTGCCGCCATCCGAGAACGAAAGCGACAATCCGTTATGA
- a CDS encoding IS3 family transposase (programmed frameshift): MTKRKNHSPEFKARVALEAIREEMTLAELSKKYGVHPTQIGTWKRAAIENMATAFTRRGAAPEQVNAAEVDKLHSKIGQLVVERDFLADASHQPSRDARQEMVSKDHKLSVRRQCALLTLTRSSLYYEPKGESAENLRFMGIIDKQFLETPWYGSRQMARYMKRNNHQCGRHRVRRLMRLMRLVPIYQEPNTSKKHPQHKIWPYLLRNLVIDRPNQVWCADITYIPMQRGFLYLVAIMDWHNRKVLSWRLSNSMDAGFCIEAMKEALAKHGAPEIFNTDQGSQFTSGDWIDVLTEAKVKISMDGKGAWRDNRMIERLWRSLKYECVYLHAFESGSETKAGIRKWLAYYNGERPHSTHGILTPDEAYASKTEPMRLAA, from the exons ATGACAAAACGAAAGAACCATTCGCCAGAATTCAAGGCCCGTGTTGCGCTTGAAGCGATCCGTGAGGAGATGACGCTGGCAGAGCTGTCCAAGAAATACGGCGTTCATCCGACTCAGATCGGCACATGGAAGCGGGCGGCGATAGAAAATATGGCGACGGCATTCACGCGCCGAGGTGCTGCACCAGAACAGGTTAACGCGGCTGAAGTCGATAAGCTGCATTCCAAGATTGGCCAGCTCGTGGTGGAGCGAGATTTTTTGGCCGATGCCTCGCACCAAC CTTCTCGGGACGCGAGGCAAGAAATGGTGAGCAAGGACCACAAGCTGAGCGTCCGCCGCCAATGTGCCCTGCTAACGCTGACGCGGTCCAGTCTTTACTATGAGCCAAAGGGCGAGAGTGCCGAGAACCTGCGGTTCATGGGGATCATTGATAAGCAGTTTTTGGAAACGCCATGGTATGGGTCACGCCAGATGGCTCGATACATGAAGCGCAATAATCACCAATGTGGCCGTCACCGTGTCCGGCGATTGATGCGTCTTATGCGTCTGGTTCCGATTTATCAGGAACCCAACACCAGCAAAAAGCATCCGCAGCATAAGATCTGGCCATATCTGTTGCGCAATCTGGTGATCGACCGCCCGAACCAGGTCTGGTGCGCTGACATTACATACATCCCGATGCAGCGTGGCTTTCTGTATCTGGTGGCGATCATGGATTGGCACAATCGCAAGGTTCTGAGCTGGCGATTATCGAACAGCATGGACGCGGGGTTCTGCATCGAGGCCATGAAAGAGGCCTTGGCCAAACACGGCGCGCCGGAAATATTCAACACGGATCAGGGAAGCCAATTTACCAGCGGCGACTGGATCGACGTGCTCACCGAGGCAAAGGTAAAGATCAGCATGGATGGCAAAGGCGCATGGCGCGACAATCGCATGATCGAACGGCTGTGGCGGTCATTGAAGTATGAATGCGTCTACCTGCATGCCTTCGAAAGTGGTTCAGAGACAAAGGCTGGTATCAGAAAGTGGCTGGCCTATTACAACGGCGAACGCCCGCACTCGACGCACGGAATCTTGACCCCTGACGAGGCATATGCCAGCAAGACAGAACCAATGAGATTAGCGGCCTGA